The genomic DNA GATTTCATCATAGTGGGTGCCTTATTTTCTCCCTTGCTAGCACTAACTGGTTTCCCAAGTGTAAAGTggccaggtttctgcagtgaggTTATTCCTAGGTCACTCACCCCAACGTGTCTTTTAATATTATATTGATATCAAATATGAGGGGAGATTGGGGATCTGGTCTCAGGATAACAATTGTCAAAGTATCCCTAGTTTTGGTCATGGTGAAGAAATTTCAGTACAGTCAGGACAAGTTATTTCTGTCACACTGTATGGTTGTGGGGATTCCTGATTGTTAGATGCCTATTATGAAGGTTTAGTAGTGATCAACTGGAGCTATATTGGTTGACCATTTAGATGTGTGCATGACCCAATAGTCATTGTCTGTGAGATGGGTACTCTGTACATATTTGTGGATGAAGCAGATCATTGCACTGTTTCAATGACAAATAGTATTCTGATTTCCACATCAGTAGAAATATaagacaatggcgggttacagattgCCGAGAAGCagtggtctggctccgcctctgctTGCAGCGCCCGGGAGCCGCAGTCtttaaaccgcgcggctcccagacgctgcagagaaggagcatggaaatcgcgctccttctcaggccctggaagagacaccgcgaggcactagtcacgcactcgcggcgtcatttctggggcgcgacgtgtggatgcagcgcatccgctacgtcaggatggcggcagccgtgtggaatggctgccatcATTTTGTGCGCTcagagtgcatactagggttaggggggtgcagaagcactgctCCTTCCTAAATCgtcgcgtactatatggcggtttgtaacccgccaatgattcTCCTTTCTATACACCTCTTAAAGCAGGGTGGACAACATGTCCACAGAAGGTTACgcacaataaaaattattagtCTTTAGGGCATCACAAAaaatctttctttgttttctttttagttaTAAGCAGTTGACGTAAGTCTATAGGTGCAATGATATAACTGTTAAGGCTAAGGAAAATTGCATGCTCCTGTACACAAAagataattatttaaataaaagtgaCAAAGTGGTTatagcactggactaggacactgagacaCTAggtttcgaatccctgcttggccatgaaacctgctgggtgaccttgagcaagtcacattctctcagcctcagagggtggcactagcaacccccctctgaagaaatgtgccaagaaaacaccaatgatagggtcaccataaattggaaatgacttgaaggcacacaacaacaacaaacacatactAAACAAGAGATGGGCAAAGTtaagcctttcagatgttgttggactgtagttcccattAACCCTAGCTAGCCTGGCCAATATTGGGGAATGCAGGAAATTACAATTCACCAGCATCCAGAGAGCCACTGAATTCCTTACTCCCTGATCTAAGCCTCTGGTCTTAGTTTAGGAACAAATGTCACTTTGCTCAGTTTGACACACAACATGATAGCCATGGGGTGAGCTTGCTTTCTACATTTCCAGAAGAAAGGACCCTAAACCTTTCAAATTACaagattcaaattaaaagaaagaagattctgactaaatgttaggaagaacctcctgacagtaagagttgtttgatagAGGACACAAGCTACCTTGGCAGATTGGTGAACTTACCTGCAACCATGAGTCATTTCTCAGAGGGCACTTTGGATGCTGCCAATCTGACAGAAGCAGAAACACAAGGAACATCATCACATATAGTTCAGAGAGACTTTGCCCATTCCTGTCTGAAATGAAGTGCTTATGCCATAGAGGCtacttgaggaggaggagaaggagggagaacaGGAACAAGTTTTATAGAACATTAGAATCTATCACTTTACAACCTAATCCTGTTTGCACCTAAGTGCCACTGAGTTCACaaaaactgattttcttctaCATTAACAAAGCATATGATTGCCCAGGATTGCCTGAAATAGACCTTCTTGCTTAAGATCATTGCCAGCTAGGAGCTTCTACATCAGCAGAGTGGGTAAATGAACTCTGGGTGTTAGTCTGAACTATAAAGGAGGTATCcaagttttgttattatttttcatcacgtcaactttgacttatggtggccctataaatgagagacctccttgGTTATCAGCTgcccttgcaaactcaggattgtggcttccttgatggaataAATCTACCTATAGTGCAGTCTCCCTTTTTTTTCTCTACTGTCTATCACTTTACtatgcattattatcttttccaatgagttatgtCCTCTCATGAGAtatccaaagtatggcagcctatttagtcatctttgcttcaagtgagagttcagtcttgatttgctttTGGACCCATTGTCTTTTAAGCAAACTGTGGtacccacagaactcttctccatcaccacttttcaaatgagttgattttcttcactgttcagctttcacaaccttaCATAGGGACTGGAGAACACAATGGTGTGgataatcctgactttggtattcaatgatactatggactggatgactcttattttggtatttaattatttatctttacacttgaaattcatatctagttctttcatgactgcctttccaagtcttaggGCCTAAACATACAGCCCTAAAGggatggcatcatgccacccctttgagtgtcagattggggctatggcaaccgcataccgcagccccaatccagcatttttctggacctcttctttttggtccagaaaaagggtgcccttgccaCTACGGTGgcacttttcagcgctccttttggcatgcggTGTGCAGTGCTGCCAGAGTGCTGTAAGTGCTACTCACTGTCTGGTCGGGCAGGCGGCATGAAGGgaagcagcacctttaaaaccaAGTAATTTTTATTATAACATGAGCTTTTGAGGCTATAAATCCATGTCTTCAAGTGTAATCCAGAATGATAGCCAGATTTCAGGATATGAAGTATATTTGCAGTTGTGGGAGTAGGATGGAAcctgtaataggatccagaattatgcaaatcatgacccttgccctaaatttcaAAGGGCTGCATAGGGTGATACAGATTTTCCTGATCTTTGCAATGGTCAGTTcatgttgatgtgtgaaagcaatagacctgcttaccaaaagtcagtttccttggTTGCACAAGTTTCTATgtgaagattccttttgttacctGCGCTGTAGTGAGGACTTCTGTTATTAATAATATATGTAGTGCACCATGAAGTCAttggttttgttcctatctctgCTAATGGGTTGGAATTTGTGAATAGAATTCAATTtagcagtttctctttctagtcttccgttgtcatttccttgttcaaggactgaGACCTGTAATTCcaggaagactgaaatgttctgcaactagtTTTTTGGTATTGGCATTTCTGATTACcaatttgtgtccatttatcctcttgtATTGAGACcgtcctgtttgtccaatgtagagtgtAAAGGCGCATTGCTGGCTTGTTATCAAGATGGAAGAAGAACAAGTAAATGGTTGTCAGTTACTGGCTCCTGTAATATTACTCCCAGAGTAGGTGTGACATCTGCCATATCCATACTGAATCATGGCAGGTATGGCTGCAGCCACTTGCTTACTGAGAGCAGATACATTTGCCCTCACCTTCCCTCTGACTTTACCCAACATTTCTGCTACCAGCCTAAAGCTGAACTTTAAGGGATCTGGGTAGGCTggccatttccttttctttcatatttCCAGTTACGTCTTTTTCATATAAATGCCAATTGTGtctcattttcaagaaaaatgccgttatgttgcaaaaaaaaaatggtttgaagatccctgtttggAATTgtggatgtaaaaaaaaaaaatgtcatggaGTGTGAAACATTTTATGATAAGATGTTGAAAGACTGAAATTTGCTAAACATCATTTCAgcagagaaatattcatggtacgAACGTGGTGAAATACAGTCCCCCTCAACGTTTACCTAAATTTTTGTCTAaattctgtcactgaagaataattatTAGCTCGAcatgttcatgtaataaaacttttgttatcgTCTTATTTTTTCaggaatatgaaatataaataataataataataataataataataataataataataataataatataccgctattccaaagatcatagcggtgaacagcaagtaagctaattagcaagtaagctaacttcgtcccatttttgccatcccaatgtccCACTTTTGTCTCTAGGAAATATGATCAGCTTTGGTCTAGGCCATGCTGCATCCTGACTGTGTCTCCAAGCTTTGTTAGGATGAAATGATTTATATTGCTGGTTGCACAGTTGGACCACAGGGATGCTTTTACATCCTCCACACGCTGAGAGCCTCCTTCTTTGTAACAGTTCCCCCTCCTGTTTTTCCGCCCGATATCCCAGCACTCTTATACTGAAAGGGGTCTGCCACTCTAAGCTCCATTCTTCTacctgccccctccccatttaaaagACTTGCCCTTCCTAACACATCCCTCCCCCAACCCATTTGCTAAGAGACTGCAGCTAGAATTTTCCTCCCATAGAAGGCAAGCTAGACTTATCTCAGCACTGCTAACCTTGCTACTATAAAAATCTTTGAAATGAAGGTTGCACACATTATATTTTtcattgcacagaaaacagagcCCTCCTTTTTACTAAGACAGTCGATCTGTgtttaggacagtgatggcaaacctatggcacgcgtgccagaggtggcactcagagccctctctgtgggcacatgtgctgtcgctcCAACACAGAGATcgctagagtttgttactagaaagccagagggacagggcactttgcagtaaataagtgggttttgggttgcagtttgggcacttggcctctaaaaggttcaccatcactggtttaggCCATACTGCTTCAAATGGAAGTCATGGGATTCTGAGTGAATGCTCCTCCatccaaaaccacctctgcacaTATAAACCTAGTCCTTACGGAGAACAttgagccagcatgttgtagtggctTCAgcgttggactaaaactctgaagaccagggttcgattcacgcttggacatgaaacccatcgggtgatcttgggcaagtcacactctctcagccttagaggatggcaatggcaaatcccctctgaactaatcttaccaagaaaactccatgataggttcaccatctgttgttgtgtgccttcaagatgtttctgacttatggctactctatcatggggttttcttgttttgccattgccatcactatcctctaaggctgagagagtgtgacttgcccaaagtcactcaaagGGTTTCATAGcttagctgggaatcaaaccttggtctccaacactcaaagcactatgccatgctgcctctggttcaccttagtgttgtcaaaagtcagaaacaacttgaaggcaaataggCCTTCCCTCTTGCAACCCGAAGTAGCCTGAAGTGGCAGGTTTGCCCCTTCCTCAGAGGCAGGTAGGCTATTGTGTGGAGTGATAGTCTGACAGAAGAGGGGACAGAATGGAAGGAAGAAGATGACTGGCAATACATTGTTTGATACCTAGGGAGGGGGTAGCAAGAAGGCATTTACTCAGAGATGTTGGTTATCTGTAATATTTtaatcaaaaagaagaaaaataagacaaGATGTGAGACAGTGTTTGCTTGACTTTGCTCCTAGTTTTAAGCTCTAATGCCAGCTGCATCCAGAAGTCATTGTTTGGTATAAGGCAGATGCTGTGTTTGGGATTACTTCACTTTCTGGAAAACCTGGACACAAACCTCATCCTCTGCTGTCATAcgctgagggggagagaaaaggaaaatgagacATCATTATGTCTGCAACTCTGGAAACATTCGCACAAGACATGTCAGTACCACTAATGGTCTGAACAACCATCTGCATTGAGTTCTCTTTTGTGTTAATGCTGGGCAAGCAACTCAGAGCAAACAGGATGTTGTAAATAGCATAAGAACAACATATTTAAGGCATGATTACCATTTCACATTGTGGGGGAGATCCATAGCAAGATTTACAAGTCCTTGTAGTTgaaatttcttgttttttaaaaggatttttgaGGTTATTTGAATCATAGAACTATTTTCAAGATGGCTGCTGTCTGGCATGGCTACTGCAGTGTCAAGTCACTTGTTCTTGAGGTCAGCACAAGGCACCCAGCCTCTATCACATGGCTGTGCACCTTTTCTGACCTTAGAGTAAGCAACAGATGTCAGCGCTGGCAGAGCCAGGTAACACAGCTGGATGCATTTTTAATATCCACCTGACATCACAATGGAAGGctttggatcttctgggaagaaccGGAGCAAACAAGGAGGCCTTTTAAAGACCATGTCAAGGAGGATATActgtgggtttggtgctgaaacGACGAGGTATCTTCCGCTCTGTTTGTGACAGACTCAGAGTTTGGGCTCTTATGATGGAGGGAGGCCAGTTTGTTTAGACCATACAGACAGAGCCCAGAAAGCCGCTGTTTGGCAGAGTTCAGCAATTTCCCCAAAAAGCTCCCAATTCACCAGGTCTGGCCATACAAGTGTGCCAGCAGACACCAGTCAAGTCCCCATACATGGATCTTTCAAAGCCAGTGAGCTTGAGAGGCTAGCATTTGTATCTTCTGTTCAGCTTAACCAAAATATCACCAAACTGCACCTATTCCTGCATTTTTGGGATGTTAAGATACTTAATTCAGCCACAGGCAGGTAAATCCTAACCTGAAGAGAGTAGAGTATTTGTCATCCTATATATACATTTTGGAGTAGGCATTTTACTGATCATTGCAGATAGTTTTATCAATCAGTTTTGGGAAGTTAATGAATGGAATATTATACTCTAGTACTCTTCTGTCATTTGAACAGTAGCTTTATTCTCCAAGATGAAGCTGGCTCTATTGATACAAATTGTTGTGTGAGACTGGATTTAGCAGATGTCTTTTAAGGCATCTTTCTAGCTTTGAATAAACTCTTTAAGTACAGATGCATGTTTTCTTTCTATGACGTGTTCTCTCTTGTGTAGTCCAGGATCTGCTGTATAGTGAGGCTGCCACTGACCTGCAAGACACTCTGCACAAGCTTGGAGAATCCTGCTTCCTTTCCTGAGTGATGAATAAGCCCCCAtctttctgcctccctccctccaggcaTCTATGACTGAACTTTTTTCTGGAATCCTAATACACTTATTCAGCACAGCTGCCCCACATGTTTATAGATGGTGGAAGTCTCTTCATATAATGGGGCTGGTTAGAAATACTGTGGGCTGAAAGACAGGACACAGCCTAgaaagatacagtgggcccttgatatccactggggtttggttccaggaccccaccccctgtggataccaaaatccatggatggtcaaatccccttatatacaatgggccTGGAATGCCTCTCTATCCATTTGCTAGGCTACCTTCTTGCTGATTTGTAAAATAACTGCTTTCCACTACAgggccttggtatctgttggggtttggttccaggacccccaaaagataacaaaatccatggatgctcaagtcccaataaatacaataggatagtaaaatggtgtcccttatataaaataaaggtttgctttttgaaatgtatatattttaaaaatattttcaagctgtgaatgcttgaatccatgggtaaagaatccgAGGAcacggagggccaactatatacaCTATCTCCCTGACTGTGGAATCTCATACAGACACTGTTTGCAAGAAGTGACAATGAGATGTTGAGGAGCATCACCCGCAGGGGTGTTGTGTTTTGATTTAATCACTCCTCCCTTCCTCAAACCGCACCCCAAGTGCTGTGATCACATTTCAAGGAAAAGAGAGCCAGGAGGACAATGGGAGGCTCCCCCTGAGCTCAGCCAAGTCAACTTTTGAACTCCTGGGAAGGATGTTGTTGTCAAGGGGCCTTTGCCTCCAGAGAAGGCGCACATAACTCATGGGGCCTCGCCTGGGCTTTTCAAGGGCTGTAGGCAAGGGGAGACCAGCTGCTCTGGGCTTCTGAAAAATTGTGTAGGCATCTCCCAAAGGCTTCCTCTGTAAAGCTGCCTGGGGCCCCTTTCTCACCAAATGAAGCCGATCCCCTTCTAGCCAGTGTCTCCAGCCTCGATTCTGCTTCTCTCCTTTCTGTTCACACACCAGCTGATCTCCTTCCCAGTAGACAATGGTCTGATGATGGAGATGGGGGGAAGGTTGGAGATACAGGAGAGATAATAGACAACAGGATTAGCTAAAACAAAATGTGCctttcttcagagaatgatgcagAATGCTGCTGGGAAATGCAGACAGTTCAATTTGTTGAGGCACACATACACAGTGGTTAAAGCTGCATCTGCGCTGTAGATATAAtgtggtttggcaccactttaactgtcatggctctatcctatgggatcctgggatttgtagtttgttttggcaacagagcgctctgacagagaaggttaaatatctcacaaaactacaaatgccagggttccatagtattgagcatAGCAGTTAATGTCAAGCTGCATCatatctgcagtgcaaatgcagcctaaggCTACAGCCACTTAGACATGCATTCCCTTTCTTTCTGAGTATTTTTATTTCAGGTGTTTGTGACTGCATATCCATTTGGAAGACAGCTATGAAACAGAAGGGCctgcttttgaaattcatttctgCCATGGACACAGCAGCTTAGTAAGTCACACATTCTGTCTCAGCTTCCTCCTCAAACTGCAGTAGGAGAAAATACCTTTTTCTCTTGCAAGGTCAGTATACAGTAGGGGTGGGAACTATGGGGCTCTtccaatgttttggactacaacacccaccATTTTTCATCACTGCCTATGCTGGCTGTGGTGGTTTGGCgttcagcatggtatagtgctttgagtgttgtactacaactctggagaccagggtttgattcccagctcggccacaaAACCCAGAGTgatcttgggcacatcacactctctcagcctcaggggaaggcaatggcaaacctcctctgaacaactgttgcctagaaaaccccaagataggctcaccttagggtcaccataagtcagaattgacttgaaggcaaacaacaacaacaacaacaacaacaacatggtttaagtgttggaataTAATTATGAAGAGCAGGGCTTGAATTCCTGTCggatcatggaaacccagtgggcgaccttgggcaagtcacattctctcagcctcagaggaaggcaaggatcacaaaccctttctgaacaaatcttgcctagaaaatcctgtgataagcgtcttagggtcaccgtaagacagaaatgacttgaaggcacacgacaacaaatgACATCTGAAAGGCCGCCTCTGTTATAAAGACTACAAGATGATGTAAGCATGTAAAGTATTGTTCAAGCAGTCAAAAACAATGTAAGTGCTAAGTATTCTGACCCAAACTTCACAATACCTGAAGGTTCCACTTTCTGGAAAGGCCAGCTGGATTAAAAAGAGCCAAACCAGAAGATGTTTTAGTGCTCCTGAAATTGTGTAAACCCTACTGGGGACAGTAAGtcattccaatttttaaaatctgaggaACAAAATTTTACCCATAGCTTTTACATGGCTCTGGAGTCTAGTTTTTATGATCAGAGCTGCATTCATTTGAGAACAATGTTATAAATGCTATTCCAGGCATCCCAAAGgtgcttttgggtttttttatgaACTGAAATGGGAAGTGAGAATTCAGTGAAGCCGAGACTGTGTCTATATGCCCTTTGTTTATAAAACAGCTCAAAGAACCACTTTAGCTGATATTTCAAAATagcccaaaataaaacaaagaaacaatccCTCTCTAATTATTGGTTTGAATGTACATAAATGGACCAAGACTAAGCTGCTGAAGATTCGTTTTCATGAAAATGACTGCCTGCATGatcttaagaaaatggctgcattCACACAATGGAAAAGTCCAGAACTTAGAAAATAGTGTAGGAAATAGTCATAGAAGTCAAGGAACTGAACTAATGGCTCCATTCACAAAACTGCACAACCAGCCAGGGATACCTGCAAGCCCTGGTTTATCAGGTATGAGTGGACTGCCAGTGTGTGATACACAGTCATTCCTACTGGTAGCAGAACAACTGTGTTATCCAAAATGATGGATCAGAGAGTCAACTGGTACAAGTGGTGTGTGATCAGCTACCAGCAAATTGATCATTGCAGATAAACCAGAATTTGCTTGGATCCCTGGTTAGTTGTCTTGTCATATGAATGCAGATAATAATTTTGTTCTGTCAATTTTATGACCTTTTCTCTAGGTTTGTTTTTAGATTCTGATCTGCCAGCTGCAAAAACGAGTGACAAAATATACTTGCTGGAGTGTTAAAGGAAGGTCTCagtttcaaatccttgctcaaccatgtAACTCAGAGGGTGGGGCAGAACAGACATTAATTGAAAGTTATAGAGAACAACTAAGCATTTGCTTATTTTACTTTGGAGTAAGTGCAGGGTCCAAGTGCAATTGGCTCAAGACGATAGTGTGTAGggaatgggagttgtagtccaaaagcaattgttgcccacccctgctttaaagcaaAGGCTCGCCGTTTTGGGCCTCCCTTCCAAAGCAGTTAAGGACAAGCCAAACAATGTCAAGCACTTTCAATATTCAAGATGTTTTTTGTTATtgctaaattatttttatatagcaTTCTACCTTCCTTTGCACATCCTCCACATTTTCATGTCAAGAACCTTTCCTGAAAGCTATGCCTAGCCAAAGGTGGAACGCTTATCCACATCACTGGCTCTTAGGAATGAACTCACCCTAGTCCACCGTTTTTTACCAGGGACAGAATATTGTCCTGTGGTGCTGGACTGGGGTTCATGTGAATatggtttaaaataataaacagctGGAGAAAACCCATATAAGACCTTGCCCTGTGGAAAAACAAACTGTCCCAAAGATTTCTGTCAAAGTACAAAGCACTGAGTTGGGATCAGGGTCTTGGTATGAAGAGATCCCCTTAACTCCTTGCCCACCCAACTGAATGTTCCTGGGAACTATGTCTAGGACCCTCAGTGCCTTTTACTACCCGCCTGGGGTTGCAAGAAAAAAgggcaagctctctctctctttgtatctCAGAAAGCATTTGGCAGGACAGAATTTCGGCGGCACTCACGTCGTGGAGTCCTCACCTAACCTGAAGCCTACTCTGCATAATGAAATGCCCTCGTTTCCATGCAGGTTGTCTCATTGTGTGGAAGGTTGTCTCATTGTGGAGAAGACACAGAAGAAGCATTCCAGCACCACAGCACATCGAGGCTGCcaagagtatttttaaaaatccctactCGAGTAAACAGGCCACTCATAGGGCTTGTTCTTTGTCTCTACACAAATTAGAGCTTTTTCATAGCATGTGAAGGGCTTTCTTTCTGCTGGTCaggttgaatcatagaatcgtagacttggaagagaccacaaagaccatccagtccaaacctatTCTGCCATacgggaactctcaatcaaagtatccctgacagatggccatccagcctctgcttaaagacctccaaagaaggagactctgaggaatgagtgtgttccactgtcaaacagcccttaatgccaggaagttcctcctaatgttcaggtggaatctcttttccttcagcttgcatccattgttcNNNNNNNNNNNNNNNNNNNNNNNNNNNNNNNNNNNNNNNNNNNNNNNNNNNNNNNNNNNNNNNNNNNNNNNNNNNNNNNNNNNNNNNNNNNNNNNNNNNNNNNNNNNNNNNNNNNNNNNNNNNNNNNNNNNNNNNNNNNNNNNNNNNNNNNNNNNNNNNNNNNNNNNNNNNNNNNNNNNNNNNNNNNNNNNNNNNNNNNNNNNNNNNNNNNNNNNNNNNNNNNNNNNNNNNNNNNNNNNNNNNNNNNNNNNNNNNNNNNNNNNNNNNNNNNNNNNNNNNNNNNNNNNNNNNNNNNNNNNNNNNNNNNNNNNNNNNNNNNN from Sceloporus undulatus isolate JIND9_A2432 ecotype Alabama chromosome 2, SceUnd_v1.1, whole genome shotgun sequence includes the following:
- the LOC121924192 gene encoding retinol-binding protein 5-like; this encodes LSLLYLQPSPHLHHQTIVYWEGDQLVCEQKGEKQNRGWRHWLEGDRLHLRMTAEDEVCVQVFQKVK